Proteins co-encoded in one Malus domestica chromosome 09, GDT2T_hap1 genomic window:
- the LOC103444630 gene encoding protein GAMETE EXPRESSED 1-like, with product MGQHKMKENLEAGMAMVHESYHILDKGILSLQDETSEIEKKIGVVGETMAILQQFTTFGREKQEGLLQSQEKIQRAHDHLVENSQTILEAQEAFEQKQSSMFVALDRLFALQDALLVETRSMKAVVFYFISMLAIYMLTSTNSMPCIHARICSPSTCNKGNRTTDSVGDYERLYYNMLQKLTEEVISLRKNAELSWESDDESDWSALVDKDVSGDIF from the exons ATGGGGCAGCacaaaatgaaggaaaacttggAAGCAGGGATGGCAATGGTTCATGAATCTTATCACATCTTAGATAAAGGAATACTCAGCTTGCAGGATGAGACTAGTGAAATAGAGAAGAAGATAGGAGTAGTTGGAGAAACCAT GGCGATATTGCAGCAGTTCACTACATTTGGCCGTGAAAAACAGGAAGGGCTTCTTCAAAGCCAAGAGAAGATTCAACGAGCTCATGACCATTTAGTTGAAAATTCACAGACCATATTGGAAGCTCAA GAAGCTTTTGAACAGAAGCAGTCATCCATGTTTGTTGCTTTGGATAGGCTATTTGCCTTGCAGGACGCGTTGCTGGTGGAAACACGATCAATGAAAGCAGTCGTTTTCTATTTCATATCAATGCTTGCCATTTACATGTTAACCAGCACAAA TTCTATGCCTTGCATTCATGCTCGAATTTGCAGTCCTTCGACTTGCAACAAAGGGAATAGAACAACGGACTCGGTGGG ggACTATGAAAGGCTATACTACAATATGCTACAAAAACTAACAGAGGAGGTTATAAGCTTGCGAAAAAACGCAGAGTTGTCATGGGAATCAGATGATGAATCCGACTGGTCTGCATTAGTTGACAAAGACGTATCGGGCGACATTTTCTAA